One segment of Myotis daubentonii chromosome 11, mMyoDau2.1, whole genome shotgun sequence DNA contains the following:
- the SEMA4D gene encoding semaphorin-4D isoform X1: protein MCARTGGPLTALAMVFGAAVAFAPMPRITWEHAEVQLAQFHQPGIFNYSALLLSEDEDTLYVGAREAVFAVSARNVSQKRHEAYWKVSEDKQAKCAEKGKSKQTECLNYIRVLQPLGTAALYVCGTNAFQPACDHLDLTSFQFLGRNEDGKGRCPFDPAQSYTSVMVDGELYSGTSYNFLGSEPIISRNSSLSPLRTEYAIPWLNEPSFVHADVIRASPEGAEGGDDRVYFFFTEVSVEYEFVSKLMIPRVARVCKGDQGGLRTLQKKWTTFLKARLLCSRPDGSLFFNVLRAVFVLRAPDLKEPVFYGVFTPQLNNVGLSAVCAYNLSTAEAVFSRGKYMQSATVEQSHTKWVRYSGPVPSPRPGACIDREARAANFSSSLSLPDKTLQFVKDHPLMDDSVTPTGNRPRLVKSGVNYTQIVVDRTQALDGTVYDVMFVSTDRGALHKAISLESDVHIIEDTQLFQDLEPVQTLLLSSQKGRRFIYAGSNSGVVQAPVAFCGKHSTCEDCVLARDPYCAWSPATAACVALHQTESPRRGLIQDMSGEVSACPDDSKGSSRQHFLKHGGTAALKCSPKSNLARVVWRFQSGVLRAEGPKYSLVGGTLLIFNLSEGDSGVYRCLSEERVRNKTVSRVMAKHVLEVGTAPRAPGAFSSPATRTEGAGLAPDVSAGPVRGSSPQTPAGRPTTPSGPAPTGASCEPKVIIHTVPQVQSEKTLYLKSGNDRLLLSLFLLLFVLCLGLFSYNCYKGFLPGPCLRFRSALLLGKKQPASDFSDCEQSVKETLVEPGSFSQQNGGQPRPAPDTGYETEQDTTASRAPTDREDSQRIDELPVRDRPFDVKCELKFADSDADGD, encoded by the exons aTGTGTGCCCGCACGGGGGGGCCGCTCACCGCCCTCGCCATGGTGTTCGGGGCAGCCGTGGCATTTGCACCCATGCCTAGGATCACCTGGGAGCACGCAG AGGTGCAGCTGGCGCAGTTTCACCAGCCCGGCATCTTCAACTACTCGGCCCTGCTGCTGAGCGAGGACGAGGACACCCTGTACGTGGGCGCCCGGGAGGCCGTGTTTGCTGTGAGCGCACGCAACGTCTCCCAGAAGCGGCACGAG gCATACTGGAAGGTCTCAGAAGATAAACAAGCCAAGTGCGCAGAAAAGGGAAAGTCAAAACAG aCCGAGTGTCTCAACTACATCCGAGTGCTCCAGCCGCTTGGCACCGCTGCCCTGTACGTGTGCGGGACCAATGCCTTCCAGCCGGCCTGTGACCACCTG GACCTGACGTCTTTTCAGTTTCTGGGGAGAAACGAAGACGGCAAAGGAAGATGTCCCTTTGACCCGGCACAGAGCTACACGTCTGTGATGGTCG ACGGAGAGCTTTACTCTGGGACGTCATACAACTTTTTGGGAAGCGAGCCCATCATCTCCCGGAATTCCTCCCTCAGTCCTCTGAGAACGGAGTACGCGATACCTTGGCTCAACG AGCCCAGCTTTGTCCATGCCGATGTGATTCGAGCGAGCCCGGAAGGCGCCGAGGGCGGGGACGACAGGGTCTACTTCTTCTTCACGGAGGTGTCTGTGGAGTACGAGTTTGTCTCCAAGTTGATGATCCCCAGGGTCGCGCGGGTGTGCAAG GGGGACCAGGGCGGCCTGCGGACCTTACAGAAGAAGTGGACCACCTTCCTGAAGGCCAGGCTGCTCTGCTCCAGGCCGGACGGCAGCCTCTTCTTCAACGTGCTGCGCGCCGTCTTCGTCCTCAGGGCCCCGGACCTGAAGGAGCCCGTGTTCTATGGGGTCTTCACCCCGCAGCT GAACAACGTGGGGCTGTCGGCCGTGTGCGCCTACAACCTGTCCACGGCCGAGGCGGTCTTCTCCCGCGGGAAGTACATGCAGAGCGCCACCGTGGAGCAGTCCCACACCAAGTGGGTGCGCTACAGCGGACCGGTGCCCTCGCCCAGGCCCGGGGCG TGCATCGACCGCGAGGCGCGGGCCGCCAACTTCTCCAGCTCTCTCAGTCTGCCCGACAAGACGCTGCAGTTCGTCAAAGACCACCCTCTGATGGACGACTCTGTGACCCCGACAGGCAACCGGCCCCGGCTGGTCAAAAGCGGTGTGAACTACACCCAGATTGTGGTGGACAGGACCCAGGCCCTGGACGGGACTGTGTACGACGTCATGTTTGTCAGCACAG ACCGGGGCGCCCTGCACAAGGCCATCAGCCTGGAGAGCGACGTCCACATCATCGAGGACACACAGCTCTTCCAGGACCTGGAGCCAGTTCAGACCCTGCTGCTGTCCTCCCAGAAG GGAAGAAGGTTCATCTATGCCGGTTCCAACTCGGGCGTGGTCCAGGCCCCGGTGGCTTTCTGTGGGAAGCACAGCACCTGTGAGGACTGCGTGTTGGCCCGGGACCCCTACTGCGCCTGGAGCCCGGCCACGGCCGCCTGCGTGGCCCTGCACCAGACCGAGAGCCCCCGCAG GGGTCTGATCCAGGACATGAGCGGGGAAGTGTCCGCTTGCCCCG ATGACAGTAAGGGAAGCTCCCGGCAGCATTTTCTCAAGCATGGCGGCACCGCAGCGCTCAAATGCTCCCCAAAGTCCAACCTGGCGCGGGTGGTGTGGAGGTTCCAGAGCGGCGTGCTCAGGGCCGAGGGCCCCAAGTACAGCCTGGTGGGCGGGACCCTGCTCATCTTCAACCTGTCGGAAGGAGACAGCGGGGTGTACCGGTGCCTGTCGGAGGAGAGGGTCAGGAACAAGACGGTCTCGCGGGTGATGGCCAAGCACGTGCtggaggtcgggacggccccccGGGCCCCAGGGGCCTTCTCCTCGCCAGCCACCCGGACGGAAGGGGCCGGGCTCGCCCCCGACGTGTCAGCGGGGCCCGTCCGAGGCTCCTCTCCCCAGACCCCGGCGGGGCGGCCCACCACGCCTTCCGGCCCGGCGCCCACCGGCGCGTCCTGCGAGCCGAAGGTCATCATCCACACCGTTCCCCAGGTCCAGTCGGAGAAGACCCTGTACCTCAAGTCCGGCAACGACCGCCTCCTCttgtccctcttcctcctcctcttcgtcctctgcctcggcctcttCTCCTACAACTGCTACAAGGGCTTCCTGCCCGGGCCGTGCCTGCGGTTCCGCTCCGCCCTGCTGCTGGGGAAGAAGCAGCCCGCCTCGGACTTCTCCGACTGCGAGCAGAGCGTGAAGGAGACGCTGGTGGAGCCGGGCAGCTTCTCCCAGCAGAACGGGGGGCAGCCCCGGCCGGCCCCCGACACCGGCTACGAGACAGAGCAGGACACCACGGCCAGCAGGGCGCCCACCGACAGGGAGGACTCGCAGAGGATCGACGAGCTCCCGGTCAGGGACAGGCCATTCGACGTCAAGTGCGAGCTGAAGTTCGCCGACTCGGATGCGGACGGGGACTGA